In Serinus canaria isolate serCan28SL12 chromosome 5, serCan2020, whole genome shotgun sequence, the following proteins share a genomic window:
- the DHRS7 gene encoding dehydrogenase/reductase SDR family member 7 yields MAWGCALCLALAGGALLALLVQLLRWLRADGDLTLLWAERWGKKPEHELRGKVVWVTGASSGIGEELTYQLAKLGALLAISARREDELQRVKKKCLQISSLSESDILVLRLDLTDRSSHEAATNSVLKHFGKIDVLVNNGGRSQRSLFVDTNLDVYNAIIELNYLGTISLTKYVLNHMIQRKKGKIVTVSSVMGIMGAPLATGYCASKHALQGFFNSLRTELTDYPEISIIQICPGPVQSQIIQNVFTENLAKSIENSGDQSHKMPTDRCARLTLVSVANDVKEAWISDHPYLAVCYLWQYAPTWAWWLMNRMGKRRIQNFKSGIDADASYSRKRK; encoded by the exons ATGGCGTGGGGGTGCGCgctgtgcctggcactggcGGGAGGGGCCCTCCTGGCgctgctggtgcagctgctgcGCTGGCTGAGGGCCGACGGGGACCTCACGCTGCTCTGGGCCGAGAGGTGGGGGAAGAAGCCAG AACATGAACTGCGTGGCAAGGTTGTCTGGGTGACAGGAGCCTCAAGTGGCATTGGAGAAGAACTGACTTACCAGCTGGCAAAGCTGGGAGCTTTGCTTGCCATCTCTGCCAGAAGGGAGGATGAGCTGCagagagtgaaaaagaaatgcctTC AGATTAGCAGCCTGAGTGAAAGTGATATCCTTGTTCTGCGTCTCGACCTGACTGACAGATCCTCTCATGAAGCTGCAACCAACAGTGTGCTCAAGCACTTTGGCAAG ATTGATGTTCTGGTCAACAATGGTGGGCGCTCACAGCGCTCCTTGTTCGTGGACACCAACCTGGATGTCTACAATGCCATCATTGAGCTCAACTACCTGGGCACCATCTCCCTGACAAAGTATGTCCTGAACCACATGATccagaggaagaaagggaagattGTCACTGTGAGCAGTGTGATGGGCATCATGGGAGCTCCTCTTGCCACTGGCTACTGTGCCAGCAAGCACGCCCTGCAG GGATTCTTTAATTCTCTGAGGACTGAGCTGACTGACTACCCTGAGATAAGCATTATCCAAATCTGCCCAGGGCCTGTGCAGTCCCAGATCATCCAAAATGTCTTTACTGAGAACCTTGCAAAG TCCATCGAGAACAGCGGGGACCAGTCCCACAAGATGCCCACGGATCGCTGTGCCCGGCTCACCCTGGTGAGCGTGGCCAACGACGTGAAGGAGGCCTGGATCAGCGACCACCCCTACCTGGCCGTGTGCTACCTGTGGCAGTACGCGCCCACCTGGGCCTGGTGGCTCATGAACAGGATGGGCAAGAGGAGGATACAGAACTTCAAGAGCGGAATT GATGCTGATGCCTCTTATTCAAGGAAGAGGAAGTAA